A portion of the Ciona intestinalis unplaced genomic scaffold, KH HT001069.1, whole genome shotgun sequence genome contains these proteins:
- the LOC100180824 gene encoding uncharacterized protein LOC100180824, translating to MDTTSSLAFICGGLVSLISFVLSWLLFVRFDEERQSTEGPTVDNGRQETIHTCDVTNVIEEKDDVTQPRDDTSSSLDDITTDDVATIFHLPHCESLATTPVRYIMTSHGGSKTRDIENSDSVGALCVDQSRWLEDTTIVTSQGGLLCVAGCQVRIPPNILEQDAKMKLKCLFTSHEGSGNTLVISPIVTIDCDVEVNNLKLQLTVTMPTCYAARRDDRPIGVKVEYQAEGIWRHLAFSVHGDSRYVTFVTDALGTFRAILPQAEFDRSLKFINSVGFVKRAGESPLDVVWCLCDDSSQLVAKLWLEMAPQSTYQRIIEPRVFCVGFDDDLTIKINTADGDVASTSYRVRRNDSWEKILLKKFVFRFRNPCDVIKTYVVNNQWNNVILRGEVASFKLGPNRRYCDVFDDDVIKVTKKAGDDESMTSSEDEHTYAQIRKKVVTSPKAVTSPKAVTSPMPPRSVPSPGKYPPNPTTPERRHLASVSTTFRRIRRRLRHKDNKTL from the exons ATGGATACTACGTCATCACTTGCTTTTATATGTGGAGGATTGGTTAGTTTGATCAGTTTCGT gtTGTCTTGGCTGTTATTTGTC cGATTCGACGAAGAAAGACAATCAACCGAAG GACCAACCGTTGACAATGGGCGCCAG GAAACAATACAtacgtgtgacgtcacaaacgtcaTAGAAGAGAAAGATGACGTAACCCAACCACGAGATGATACGTCATCATCgcttgatgacatcacaacagaTGACGTAGCCACCATATTTCATCTTCCACATTGTGAATCCCTTGCAACCACACCAGTGAggtatattatgacgtcacatggaGGTTCGAAGACACGTGACATCGAAAATAGCGACAGTGTGGGGGCGTTGTGTGTCGATCAGTCGCGATGGTTGGAAGACACtaccattgtgacgtcacaaggagGATTGTTATGCGTGGCGGGCTGTCAAGTTCGTATCCCCCCCAATATATTGGAACAAGACGCGAAAATGAAACTAAAGTGCTTGTTTACGTCACAtgag GGATCGGGAAACACCCTGGTGATTTCCCCCATCGTAACcattgattgtgacgtagagGTTAATAACCTCAAGTTACAGCTCACTGTTACCATGCCAACATGTTACGCAGCGAGGCGTGACGATCGACCAATAGGGGTGAAG GTCGAATACCAAGCAGAGGGTATATGGCGCCATCTAGCGTTCTCCGTTCATGGGGATTCCCGTTACGTCACTTTCGTCACAGACGCACTGGGAAC GTTccgtgccatcttaccccaagctGAGTTCGACAGGTCGCTTAAATTCATTAACTCGGTTGGGTTCGTTAAAAGGGCTGGGGAGTCGCCGCTAGATGTCGTGTGGTGTTTATGCGACGATTCGTCCCAGCTTGTCGCGAAACTCTGGCTCGAGATGGCGCCCCAGAGCACCTACCAGCGGATCATCGAACCCCGGGTGTTTTGCGTTgg ATTCGATGATGACCTCACAATAAAGATTAATACAGCCGATGGTGACGTCGCATCTACGTCATACAGGGTGAGGCGAAACGATTCTTGGgaaaaaattttgttgaaaaagttCGTGTTTCGGTTTCGCAAcccttgtgatgtcataaagacGTATGTTGTGAACAATCAGTGGAACAATGTGATCTTGCGCGGCGAGGTCGCTTCATTCAAACTAGGCCCCAATCGacggtattgtgacgtatttgatgatgacgtcatcaaggtaACGAAGAAGGCTGGTGATGACGAAAGCATGACGTCATCGGAGGATGAACACACGTATGCGCAGATAAGAAAAaaggttgtgacgtcaccaaaggctgtgacgtcaccaaaggctgtgacgtcaccaatgCCACCGAGATCGGTACCAAGCCCGGGGAAGTACCCACCCAACCCAACAACCCCTGAAAGGCGACATCTAGCGTCGGTGTCGACGACGTTCAGAAGAATTCGGCGAAGGTTACGTCATAAAGacaataaaactttgtaa
- the ci-dril1/2 gene encoding protein dead ringer homolog isoform X2, with the protein MMLSNISQTKAELLSGLGSSLTSSPGNVSAATMKLEAVMENLQRQHQQRMMEQHKNDDVISNDVRCDDFSDGGERQRSYSGSPKEDSDEDRNDMTSPMMRDDDDVMQSDGRSPEPDKTSLITQQMAFAAALAQRSSPDGSLSSLVPQAMMQHFGQFPASFDASQLPQGFRELAMLQHQHVAQRMAMEAQKRMQQDHNIQQSTNHIPTPSSASSHTSSGSVTSQTNSCNGSQQEWTYEEQFKQLYEIDDDIKRKEFLDDLFSFMQKRGTPVNRIPIMAKQVLDLYQLYRLVVEKGGLVEVINKKIWREITKGLNLPSSITSAAFTLRTQYMKYLYPFECEREKLSVPSELQAAIEGNRREGRRPSYSSHMFSYSPNTSANMLTPPKFPFAHHNGLAQLSQMAAAKYGQPDERCLPTSPTQQLIAQQQQLLQSANAQHVAAMAALETIQNQAKARQAAQQAAHHAAQQAAQHQMSLKKEIDSDYSEGEPPEKKLSFDDSVRLTPDNQRRSSTSSLKISMGDRGRHNEMSDVTNADSINICVEVNGITYQGVLFAHSPNHPPVKHVTLDHPTS; encoded by the exons ATGATGCTTTCGAACATTTCGCAG ACAAAAGCTGAGTTGCTTTCGGGGCTAGGGTCTtcactgacgtcatcaccCGGTAACGTCAGCGCTGCAACGATGAAGTTGGAGGCTGTGATGGAGAATCTTCAGCGGCAGCATCAACAACGTATGATGGAACAACATAagaatgatgacgtcatcagtaaTGACGTCAGGTGCGACGATTTCAGCGATGGGGGGGAACGACAGCGGTCATATTCAGGGTCTCCGAAAGAGGATTCCGACGAAGATAGAAACGATATGACGTCACCCATGATGCGGgatgatgatgacgtcatgcagAGTGATGGGAGATCCCCCGAACCAGATAAGACGTCATTGATTACGCAACAAATGGCGTTCGCTGCTGCATTGGCGCAAAGATCTTCCCCGGATGGGAGTTTATCCAGCCTTGTACCGCAAGCTATGATGCAACACTTTGGGCAATTCCCCGCGTCCTTTGATGCGTCACAATTACCACAG GGGTTTCGTGAACTAGCGATGCTCCAACACCAACACGTCGCCCAACGAATGGCTATGGAAGCCCAGAAACGAATGCAGCAAGATCACAATATACAG CAATCGACCAACCACATCCCGACCCCATCAAGCGCGTCATCACATACGTCATCAggcagtgtgacgtcacaaaccaatAGTTGCAACGGAAGTCAGCAAGAATGGACGTACGAGGAACAATTTAAACAG TTATATGAGATTGATGACGACATAAAGCGAAAAGAATTTCTTGACGATTTGTTCAGTTTCATGCAAAAAAGag GCACGCCGGTGAACAGAATTCCTATTATGGCAAAGCAAGTCCTTGACTTGTACCAACTTTATCGGTTGGTGGTTGAGAAGGGGGGGCTGGTAGAAGTTATTAACAAAAAGATTTGGAGAGAAATCACCAAAGGTCTCAATCTTCCATCTTCGATTACAAGCGCCGCATTCACTTTGCGAACTCA GTACATGAAATATTTGTACCCCTTTGAATGCGAGCGGGAAAAGTTATCTGTTCCATCGGAGTTACAAGCCGCTATAGAAGGCAACAGACGTGAAGGTCGGAGGCCAAGTTACAG CTCCCATATGTTCTCATACTCGCCGAACACAAGCGCAAACATGCTGACACCTCCCAAGTTTCCTTTCGCTCACCACAATGGACTTGCTCAATTATCACAAATGGCGGCAGCAAAATACG gtcAACCAGATGAACGATGCTTGCCTACGTCACCCACACAACAGCTGATCGCCCAACAgcaacaattgcttcaatcgGCGAACGCCCAACACGTGGCGGCAATGGCGGCGCTAGAGACAATACAGAACCAAGCCAAAGCGCGG CAGGCTGCGCAACAAGCTGCGCACCACGCCGCTCAGCAAGCAGCTCAACACCAGATGTCGCTAAAGAAAGAAATCGATTCAGATTACTCGGAGGGGGAACCACCAGAGAAGAAACTCAGTTTCGACGATTCTGTGAG gTTGACACCAGACAACCAACGAAGATCTTCGACGTCATCACTTAAGATTTCCATGGGCGACCGAG gacgtcataatgaaatgagtgacgtaacaaacgctgattcaataaatatttgcgTTGAGGTAAACGGAATAACCTACCAG GGCGTATTATTCGCGCACTCCCCAAACCACCCACCCGTGAAGCACGTGACCCTGGACCACCCCACCTCATGA
- the ci-dril1/2 gene encoding protein dead ringer homolog: protein MMLSNISQTKAELLSGLGSSLTSSPGNVSAATMKLEAVMENLQRQHQQRMMEQHKNDDVISNDVRCDDFSDGGERQRSYSGSPKEDSDEDRNDMTSPMMRDDDDVMQSDGRSPEPDKTSLITQQMAFAAALAQRSSPDGSLSSLVPQAMMQHFGQFPASFDASQLPQGFRELAMLQHQHVAQRMAMEAQKRMQQDHNIQQSTNHIPTPSSASSHTSSGSVTSQTNSCNGSQQEWTYEEQFKQLYEIDDDIKRKEFLDDLFSFMQKRGTPVNRIPIMAKQVLDLYQLYRLVVEKGGLVEVINKKIWREITKGLNLPSSITSAAFTLRTQYMKYLYPFECEREKLSVPSELQAAIEGNRREGRRPSYSSHMFSYSPNTSANMLTPPKFPFAHHNGLAQLSQMAAAKYGQPDERCLPTSPTQQLIAQQQQLLQSANAQHVAAMAALETIQNQAKARQAAQQAAHHAAQQAAQHQMSLKKEIDSDYSEGEPPEKKLSFDDSVRRLTPDNQRRSSTSSLKISMGDRGRHNEMSDVTNADSINICVEVNGITYQGVLFAHSPNHPPVKHVTLDHPTS, encoded by the exons ATGATGCTTTCGAACATTTCGCAG ACAAAAGCTGAGTTGCTTTCGGGGCTAGGGTCTtcactgacgtcatcaccCGGTAACGTCAGCGCTGCAACGATGAAGTTGGAGGCTGTGATGGAGAATCTTCAGCGGCAGCATCAACAACGTATGATGGAACAACATAagaatgatgacgtcatcagtaaTGACGTCAGGTGCGACGATTTCAGCGATGGGGGGGAACGACAGCGGTCATATTCAGGGTCTCCGAAAGAGGATTCCGACGAAGATAGAAACGATATGACGTCACCCATGATGCGGgatgatgatgacgtcatgcagAGTGATGGGAGATCCCCCGAACCAGATAAGACGTCATTGATTACGCAACAAATGGCGTTCGCTGCTGCATTGGCGCAAAGATCTTCCCCGGATGGGAGTTTATCCAGCCTTGTACCGCAAGCTATGATGCAACACTTTGGGCAATTCCCCGCGTCCTTTGATGCGTCACAATTACCACAG GGGTTTCGTGAACTAGCGATGCTCCAACACCAACACGTCGCCCAACGAATGGCTATGGAAGCCCAGAAACGAATGCAGCAAGATCACAATATACAG CAATCGACCAACCACATCCCGACCCCATCAAGCGCGTCATCACATACGTCATCAggcagtgtgacgtcacaaaccaatAGTTGCAACGGAAGTCAGCAAGAATGGACGTACGAGGAACAATTTAAACAG TTATATGAGATTGATGACGACATAAAGCGAAAAGAATTTCTTGACGATTTGTTCAGTTTCATGCAAAAAAGag GCACGCCGGTGAACAGAATTCCTATTATGGCAAAGCAAGTCCTTGACTTGTACCAACTTTATCGGTTGGTGGTTGAGAAGGGGGGGCTGGTAGAAGTTATTAACAAAAAGATTTGGAGAGAAATCACCAAAGGTCTCAATCTTCCATCTTCGATTACAAGCGCCGCATTCACTTTGCGAACTCA GTACATGAAATATTTGTACCCCTTTGAATGCGAGCGGGAAAAGTTATCTGTTCCATCGGAGTTACAAGCCGCTATAGAAGGCAACAGACGTGAAGGTCGGAGGCCAAGTTACAG CTCCCATATGTTCTCATACTCGCCGAACACAAGCGCAAACATGCTGACACCTCCCAAGTTTCCTTTCGCTCACCACAATGGACTTGCTCAATTATCACAAATGGCGGCAGCAAAATACG gtcAACCAGATGAACGATGCTTGCCTACGTCACCCACACAACAGCTGATCGCCCAACAgcaacaattgcttcaatcgGCGAACGCCCAACACGTGGCGGCAATGGCGGCGCTAGAGACAATACAGAACCAAGCCAAAGCGCGG CAGGCTGCGCAACAAGCTGCGCACCACGCCGCTCAGCAAGCAGCTCAACACCAGATGTCGCTAAAGAAAGAAATCGATTCAGATTACTCGGAGGGGGAACCACCAGAGAAGAAACTCAGTTTCGACGATTCTGTGAG aaggTTGACACCAGACAACCAACGAAGATCTTCGACGTCATCACTTAAGATTTCCATGGGCGACCGAG gacgtcataatgaaatgagtgacgtaacaaacgctgattcaataaatatttgcgTTGAGGTAAACGGAATAACCTACCAG GGCGTATTATTCGCGCACTCCCCAAACCACCCACCCGTGAAGCACGTGACCCTGGACCACCCCACCTCATGA
- the ci-dril1/2 gene encoding protein dead ringer homolog isoform X3 gives MMLSNISQTKAELLSGLGSSLTSSPGNVSAATMKLEAVMENLQRQHQQRMMEQHKNDDVISNDVRCDDFSDGGERQRSYSGSPKEDSDEDRNDMTSPMMRDDDDVMQSDGRSPEPDKTSLITQQMAFAAALAQRSSPDGSLSSLVPQAMMQHFGQFPASFDASQLPQGFRELAMLQHQHVAQRMAMEAQKRMQQDHNIQQSTNHIPTPSSASSHTSSGSVTSQTNSCNGSQQEWTYEEQFKQLYEIDDDIKRKEFLDDLFSFMQKRGTPVNRIPIMAKQVLDLYQLYRLVVEKGGLVEVINKKIWREITKGLNLPSSITSAAFTLRTQYMKYLYPFECEREKLSVPSELQAAIEGNRREGRRPSYSSHMFSYSPNTSANMLTPPKFPFAHHNGLAQLSQMAAAKYGQPDERCLPTSPTQQLIAQQQQLLQSANAQHVAAMAALETIQNQAKARAAQQAAHHAAQQAAQHQMSLKKEIDSDYSEGEPPEKKLSFDDSVRLTPDNQRRSSTSSLKISMGDRGRHNEMSDVTNADSINICVEVNGITYQGVLFAHSPNHPPVKHVTLDHPTS, from the exons ATGATGCTTTCGAACATTTCGCAG ACAAAAGCTGAGTTGCTTTCGGGGCTAGGGTCTtcactgacgtcatcaccCGGTAACGTCAGCGCTGCAACGATGAAGTTGGAGGCTGTGATGGAGAATCTTCAGCGGCAGCATCAACAACGTATGATGGAACAACATAagaatgatgacgtcatcagtaaTGACGTCAGGTGCGACGATTTCAGCGATGGGGGGGAACGACAGCGGTCATATTCAGGGTCTCCGAAAGAGGATTCCGACGAAGATAGAAACGATATGACGTCACCCATGATGCGGgatgatgatgacgtcatgcagAGTGATGGGAGATCCCCCGAACCAGATAAGACGTCATTGATTACGCAACAAATGGCGTTCGCTGCTGCATTGGCGCAAAGATCTTCCCCGGATGGGAGTTTATCCAGCCTTGTACCGCAAGCTATGATGCAACACTTTGGGCAATTCCCCGCGTCCTTTGATGCGTCACAATTACCACAG GGGTTTCGTGAACTAGCGATGCTCCAACACCAACACGTCGCCCAACGAATGGCTATGGAAGCCCAGAAACGAATGCAGCAAGATCACAATATACAG CAATCGACCAACCACATCCCGACCCCATCAAGCGCGTCATCACATACGTCATCAggcagtgtgacgtcacaaaccaatAGTTGCAACGGAAGTCAGCAAGAATGGACGTACGAGGAACAATTTAAACAG TTATATGAGATTGATGACGACATAAAGCGAAAAGAATTTCTTGACGATTTGTTCAGTTTCATGCAAAAAAGag GCACGCCGGTGAACAGAATTCCTATTATGGCAAAGCAAGTCCTTGACTTGTACCAACTTTATCGGTTGGTGGTTGAGAAGGGGGGGCTGGTAGAAGTTATTAACAAAAAGATTTGGAGAGAAATCACCAAAGGTCTCAATCTTCCATCTTCGATTACAAGCGCCGCATTCACTTTGCGAACTCA GTACATGAAATATTTGTACCCCTTTGAATGCGAGCGGGAAAAGTTATCTGTTCCATCGGAGTTACAAGCCGCTATAGAAGGCAACAGACGTGAAGGTCGGAGGCCAAGTTACAG CTCCCATATGTTCTCATACTCGCCGAACACAAGCGCAAACATGCTGACACCTCCCAAGTTTCCTTTCGCTCACCACAATGGACTTGCTCAATTATCACAAATGGCGGCAGCAAAATACG gtcAACCAGATGAACGATGCTTGCCTACGTCACCCACACAACAGCTGATCGCCCAACAgcaacaattgcttcaatcgGCGAACGCCCAACACGTGGCGGCAATGGCGGCGCTAGAGACAATACAGAACCAAGCCAAAGCGCGG GCTGCGCAACAAGCTGCGCACCACGCCGCTCAGCAAGCAGCTCAACACCAGATGTCGCTAAAGAAAGAAATCGATTCAGATTACTCGGAGGGGGAACCACCAGAGAAGAAACTCAGTTTCGACGATTCTGTGAG gTTGACACCAGACAACCAACGAAGATCTTCGACGTCATCACTTAAGATTTCCATGGGCGACCGAG gacgtcataatgaaatgagtgacgtaacaaacgctgattcaataaatatttgcgTTGAGGTAAACGGAATAACCTACCAG GGCGTATTATTCGCGCACTCCCCAAACCACCCACCCGTGAAGCACGTGACCCTGGACCACCCCACCTCATGA
- the srf gene encoding transcription factor protein, which yields MLKRTSLRSITNKMNNLKRTVVMAGLDNHDDEHYDTDDSKDDVSSHDSRSSTPMQKPGKKTRGRVKINMEFIENKLRRYTTFSKRKSGIMKKAHELATLTGTQVMLLVASETGHVYTFATRKLQPILSSEAGKQLIQTCLNSPDTNETNVQSSQQDDQRMSAQGFEEPELSYAPPDDTKDGLLQKTYHILNAISAQQHDEPTSRQHQNNIPSNTPVNLVTMNNEHKTPTSFTLLPPSSSYEHQAVQLSSTPPSVRMQMLPVSHDVVSTTTTMPNQPQHILTRTSDDGRLAFLNSYNNLQRPLPGVQPILLASSGSLQLPAGQVVFDQANNRKSAR from the exons ATGCTTAAACGTACAAGTTTGCGATCAATTACCAACAAAATGAATAATTTGAAACGTACTGTTGTTATGGCTGGATTAGACAACCACGACGATGAACATTACGACACCGACGATTCGAAAGACGACGTTTCAAGCCACGATTCGCGTTCAAGCACACCTATGCAAAAacctggtaaaaaaacaagaggtcgcgttaaaattaatatggaatttattgaaaataagCTGCGAAGATATACAACTTTCAGTAAAAGAAAATCAGGAATAATgaaaaag GCGCATGAGTTAGCTACATTAACGGGCACGCAAGTGATGTTACTCGTGGCAAGCGAAACAGGACATGTTTACACGTTCGCCACACGAAAGTTACAACCCATATTATCAAGTGAAGCAG GCAAACAACTAATCCAAACTTGTCTCAACTCGCCCGACACGAACGAAACGAACGTCCAAAGTTCGCAACAGGATGATCAACGCATGAGCGCACAGGGGTTCGAGGAGCCCGAGCTATCGTACGCACCCCCCGATGATACAAAG GATGGATTATTGCAGAAGACCTATCATATATTGAATGCAATCTCGGCCCAACAGCATGATGAACCGACATCAAGGCAACACCAG AACAACATACCTTCCAACACCCCTGTTAATTTGGTCACGATGAACAACGAACATAAAACGCCGACGTCATTCACCCTCCTCCCCCCATCATCAA GTTACGAGCACCAAGCGGTCCAACTTTCTTCCACCCCCCCTAGTGTTCGTATGCAGATGTTACCCGTGTCACATGACGTCGTTTCCACAACAACCACCATGCCCAACCAACCGCAACATATACTCA CTCGTACATCGGACGACGGACGTCTGGCTTTCCTTAACTCGTACAACAATCTACAACGTCCTTTACCTG gtGTCCAACCGATATTACTAGCCAGCTCTGGTTCGCTTCAGTTACCTGCAGGTCAGGTTGTGTTCGATCAAGCAAACAATCGAAAGTCAGCTCGTTAG
- the ci-dril1/2 gene encoding protein dead ringer homolog isoform X1, protein MMLSNISQTKAELLSGLGSSLTSSPGNVSAATMKLEAVMENLQRQHQQRMMEQHKNDDVISNDVRCDDFSDGGERQRSYSGSPKEDSDEDRNDMTSPMMRDDDDVMQSDGRSPEPDKTSLITQQMAFAAALAQRSSPDGSLSSLVPQAMMQHFGQFPASFDASQLPQGFRELAMLQHQHVAQRMAMEAQKRMQQDHNIQQSTNHIPTPSSASSHTSSGSVTSQTNSCNGSQQEWTYEEQFKQLYEIDDDIKRKEFLDDLFSFMQKRGTPVNRIPIMAKQVLDLYQLYRLVVEKGGLVEVINKKIWREITKGLNLPSSITSAAFTLRTQYMKYLYPFECEREKLSVPSELQAAIEGNRREGRRPSYSSHMFSYSPNTSANMLTPPKFPFAHHNGLAQLSQMAAAKYGQPDERCLPTSPTQQLIAQQQQLLQSANAQHVAAMAALETIQNQAKARAAQQAAHHAAQQAAQHQMSLKKEIDSDYSEGEPPEKKLSFDDSVRRLTPDNQRRSSTSSLKISMGDRGRHNEMSDVTNADSINICVEVNGITYQGVLFAHSPNHPPVKHVTLDHPTS, encoded by the exons ATGATGCTTTCGAACATTTCGCAG ACAAAAGCTGAGTTGCTTTCGGGGCTAGGGTCTtcactgacgtcatcaccCGGTAACGTCAGCGCTGCAACGATGAAGTTGGAGGCTGTGATGGAGAATCTTCAGCGGCAGCATCAACAACGTATGATGGAACAACATAagaatgatgacgtcatcagtaaTGACGTCAGGTGCGACGATTTCAGCGATGGGGGGGAACGACAGCGGTCATATTCAGGGTCTCCGAAAGAGGATTCCGACGAAGATAGAAACGATATGACGTCACCCATGATGCGGgatgatgatgacgtcatgcagAGTGATGGGAGATCCCCCGAACCAGATAAGACGTCATTGATTACGCAACAAATGGCGTTCGCTGCTGCATTGGCGCAAAGATCTTCCCCGGATGGGAGTTTATCCAGCCTTGTACCGCAAGCTATGATGCAACACTTTGGGCAATTCCCCGCGTCCTTTGATGCGTCACAATTACCACAG GGGTTTCGTGAACTAGCGATGCTCCAACACCAACACGTCGCCCAACGAATGGCTATGGAAGCCCAGAAACGAATGCAGCAAGATCACAATATACAG CAATCGACCAACCACATCCCGACCCCATCAAGCGCGTCATCACATACGTCATCAggcagtgtgacgtcacaaaccaatAGTTGCAACGGAAGTCAGCAAGAATGGACGTACGAGGAACAATTTAAACAG TTATATGAGATTGATGACGACATAAAGCGAAAAGAATTTCTTGACGATTTGTTCAGTTTCATGCAAAAAAGag GCACGCCGGTGAACAGAATTCCTATTATGGCAAAGCAAGTCCTTGACTTGTACCAACTTTATCGGTTGGTGGTTGAGAAGGGGGGGCTGGTAGAAGTTATTAACAAAAAGATTTGGAGAGAAATCACCAAAGGTCTCAATCTTCCATCTTCGATTACAAGCGCCGCATTCACTTTGCGAACTCA GTACATGAAATATTTGTACCCCTTTGAATGCGAGCGGGAAAAGTTATCTGTTCCATCGGAGTTACAAGCCGCTATAGAAGGCAACAGACGTGAAGGTCGGAGGCCAAGTTACAG CTCCCATATGTTCTCATACTCGCCGAACACAAGCGCAAACATGCTGACACCTCCCAAGTTTCCTTTCGCTCACCACAATGGACTTGCTCAATTATCACAAATGGCGGCAGCAAAATACG gtcAACCAGATGAACGATGCTTGCCTACGTCACCCACACAACAGCTGATCGCCCAACAgcaacaattgcttcaatcgGCGAACGCCCAACACGTGGCGGCAATGGCGGCGCTAGAGACAATACAGAACCAAGCCAAAGCGCGG GCTGCGCAACAAGCTGCGCACCACGCCGCTCAGCAAGCAGCTCAACACCAGATGTCGCTAAAGAAAGAAATCGATTCAGATTACTCGGAGGGGGAACCACCAGAGAAGAAACTCAGTTTCGACGATTCTGTGAG aaggTTGACACCAGACAACCAACGAAGATCTTCGACGTCATCACTTAAGATTTCCATGGGCGACCGAG gacgtcataatgaaatgagtgacgtaacaaacgctgattcaataaatatttgcgTTGAGGTAAACGGAATAACCTACCAG GGCGTATTATTCGCGCACTCCCCAAACCACCCACCCGTGAAGCACGTGACCCTGGACCACCCCACCTCATGA